CACGACGTCACTCAGGTGGTCGCGCAGGTATCCGGCCAGCAGGTGCTCCAGGGTGTGCAGCGCCGCCGGTTCGATCTCCGCCTGATTGGGCTGCAACAGACGCAGGTCATACTTACTGATCGAGTCGCCGCGCGGGGTGGTCTTCACGCCGGCCAGACGGATGTAGGGAGCCTGCACTTTCGTGTGATCCAGATCGAAGGATTCGACGTTCGCCATACGCCCGATTGTGCCGCTTCGCGCGCCGGACAAACGGGACGTGCCGCGCACTCCTATAGATAGACGTGACCAGCCGCGCCCGAGCGTGAAGACACGGGACCCTCGCGCGCCGCAGGGCGCCTTCATATACTGCGCGTCGTGCCCACCCTGCTCGATCACCCGCGCCGCGTCCCCGCGTGGCTGCCCATCGTTCTTGCCGCGCTGCTGATCGTCGCGGATCAGGCCTTGAAAGCCTGGGCACTGGCGAACCTGCAGGAGAACGCGCCCGCGCAGCCATTCATTCCGGGGCTGATCGACTGGGTGCTGACCTTCAACACCGGCGCCGCCTGGAGCATGTTCAGCGGCAGCGCCGCCCCGCTGGCCCTGGGCCGCCTGGTGATCGGGCTGGGCATCCTGGTGTACCTGTCCGTGCGCCCGCAGCCGCGCCTGCTGACCGTCACCCTGAGCATGATCGCGGCCGGGGCCATCGGGAACGCCATCGACGGCCTGCGGCAGGGCAAGGTGACGGACATGATCCACTCGCCGCTGCTGAGCAGCATCACGCAGGCGCTGAACGCCGGGAGTTTCCCGATCTTCAACATCGCGGACTGCTGCGTGGTGCTGGGCACGATCCTGCTGGTGGTCGCCAGTTTCATCGGGGATCGCCGCAAGCCCCGCATCTGAACTAACACAAGGAGACCGCCACTCCGGGCTGAAGCGGCGGTCTTCTCTTTGCAGGTCAGGTAAAGCGTGTCGCCCCCGTACCACGTGGGCAGGGGGCGACAGCGAATCCCGGTCGGCGATCAGGCAACGGCCTTACGGCACTTGCTGCACACGCGCAGGCGGAGGCTGACGCCGCCGCGGGTCACGGTCAGGGGCTGCAGGTTGGGCTTCTGAACACGCTTGGTAACGCCGGTGACCTTGCGACCCACGCCGCCCGCAGCGCGGGCCTTACCGCGGCGGACGACCGAGTTCACCACGATCGGCCCCTTACCGCACACTTCGCACACTTTCGCCATGATGACTCTCCTTCTTGAGCCTGATTTTTCCTTCTGGGCCGGGGGGGTACCCGTTCTGGGTGCCATGCCGCGCCGGTCCAAATCAGACAAGCCGTCCGAATGTAGCACACCGGGGGGCCAGCAGGCAAAGGGGGCGGCGCCTACGCTCTTCCCCTTACCAGAGGACATGAAAAACCGGACGAGCACAGGGCTCGTCCGGGAGAGGAATCGGCTGTTAGCGCAGGACGCGCAGGGCCTTCAGGATGGCGATCAGGACGACACTGCCGACCACGCCCCACACGATGCTCCAGAAGCTGAAGCCCGCACCGGCCACGCCAGCGCCACCGATGTTCAGCCAGCTGCCGAAGATAGCCTGGGCGAGCAGGCTGCCCACGATACCGATCAGGATGTTGGCGATCGCGCCCTGCTGGGCGTCCGTCTTCATGATGAGGCTCGCGAGCCAGCCGCACAGTGCACCAACCAGAATAGTAATGATCCAACCCATGATTCCTACCTCCGTTTACTAGTTACTTGTGATGGAATTCAACGATTCCTGCGTTCGCTGTGAACCGTTTCGTTGTGAACGCAGCATGCGACCCGCCCAGAGTGCTAATTGTGGAGACCCGTACTTTCTCAAGGGGGGTTGAAGGTGGGATGGATGTCCCGCAAACCTGCCCTAAGGAAAGTGGGCCTTCATGCCCTGTCTGACGCTCATTTCTGACCTGACCCGCAAGGCAGCTGGCCCGGCGCGGCCCCCACTGCCCTATCCAGACTCCCCCTGCGCGGCGGGCGGCTGGGTAGCATGGCGGGCACACGGAGGCCCCATCCCATGTCCGGAACCCCACCCCCACCCCAGATCACACCGTTCACGGTGCGCGCCCCGGCCAGCAGCGCCAACCTCGGCCCCGGTTTCGACAGCCTGGGCCTGAGCGTCCCGCTGTACACCACCCTGCGCGTCACGCCGCAGGCCACCACCCAGGTCATCCCGCTGGGACCGGAACTGGAAGGCACGCCCGCCGACGAGAGCAACTACGTCTACCGCGCCATGGAACTCGCCGCGAAACGCGCCGGGCGCCCTCTGCCCCCCGCGCGGATCGAGATCGAGACCGAAGTGCCCCTGGCGCGCGGGCTGGGCAGCAGCGCCGCCGCGCTGGTCGCCGGGATCGTCGCCGGGAACGAACTGCTGGGCCGCCCCCTGAACGACCTGGCGGTACTCGACGTCGCCGCGCGCGAGGAAGGCCACCCCGATAACGTCGCCCCGGCCCTGTTCGGCGGGATCGTCGTCGCCACGCTGGACAAGCTCGGCACTCACTACGTGCGACTGGACCCGCCCGCCAACCTGGGCGTGACCGTCCTGATCCCCGATTTCGAGCTGAGCACCAGCAAGGCCCGCGCCGTGCTGCCCAAGGAGTACAGCCGCGCGGACGCCGTGCACGCCCTGTCGCACGCCGCGCTGCTGGCCGCCGCGCTCGCGCAGGGCCGCCTGGACCTGCTGCGGCACGCCATGCAGGACTACATCCACCAGATCTGGCGCGCGCCCCTCGTGCCGGGCCTGAGCGACATCCTGGAAGAAGCCTGGAAGCACGGCGCGCTCGGCGCGGCCCTCAGCGGCGCCGGACCCACCGTGCTGTGCTTCCACGACACCCGCGAACCCACCACGCCCCTGCACGCGTACCTGCACGGCGTCATGAAGCGCAACGGCCTGGAAGGCCGCGTCCTGGACTTCCCCATCGACACCGCCGGAACACTGATCGAACGGGCGTAACCGCCCGGCCAAGTCGAAAGCGCCGCCCCATGAACAGGGACGGCGCTTTCGACTGCACGGAACAAGCTGTGCGGAACAAAAAGAAGGAAGCCCCTCTAGGAGGAGCTTCCGTGCTGGTCGAGGCGGCGAGATTTGAACTCACGACCCCTACCACCCCAAGGTAGTGCGCTACCAGGCTGCGCTACGCCTCGACATCCAGCCACAGAACTATAAAGGCGCTTCGTGAATCCGTCAAGGGCATGCCGGGCTGGCGGGACGCACTTTGTATCTGCGGGGGTGGCGTGGCTATCCTGCCGGGCATGACCCTGACTTTTGACGAGAAACTGCGCAACTACGCGCGGCTGGCGGTGCGGGTGGGCCTGGGCGTGAAGGCCGGCCAGCGCGTGCTGGTCCAGGCCCCGGTGGAGACGGCTCAGCTGGCGCGGCTGGTGGTGCGCGAGGCGTACGCGGCGGGCGCGAGCTTCGTGGATGTCCGCTGGGATGACGACGACGTGCAGCTGGCGCGCTTCGAGCTGGCGCCGGACGGCACCTTCGAGCAGATCAGCCGCTGGCGTGTGGACGCCGAGATCGAGACGGCGGAGGCGGGCGGCGCGGTCCTGGCGATCCGCGCGACGAACCCGAACCTGCTGGGCGGCGTGAACCCGGAGCGGGTGGCGACGCACCAGCGGACGGTCGCGGCGTACCGCCGTCCGTACACCGCGCAGGTGATGACGAACCGCCTGAACTGGAACCTGATCAGCGCGCCTGTGAGCGGCTGGGCGGAGCTGATGTTCCCCGACGCGAGCGCCGAGCAGGCCGTCGCGCAGCAGTGGGATGCGATCTTCGCCGCGACCCGCGCCGATCAGGCCGATGCGGTGGCGCTGTGGGAAGCGCACCTGGGAGACCTGCGCCGCCGCCGCGAGCTGCTGACGGACAGGCAGTACGCCGCGCTGCACTTCCGGGGCGGCGGGACGGACCTGACGGTGGGCCTCGCGGACGATCACGTGTGGGGGGGCGGTGCGGCCGACACGCCCGGCGGGGTCACGTTCACGGCGAACATCCCCACCGAGGAGGTCTGGACCGCCCCGCACCGCGAGCGCGTGGACGGCACGGTCGTCAGCACCAAGCCGCTGTCGTACAACGGCACGCTGATCGACGGCATCCGCATCGAATTCAAGGATGGGCGCATCACGGGGGCCAGCGCCGAGCAGGGTGAAGGCGCGCTGTTGAAGATGATCGAGACGGACGAGGGCAGCCACCGCCTGGGCGAGGTGGCGCTGGTGCCGCACTCCAGCCCCATCAGCCGCTCGGGCCTGTTCTTCTTCAACACCCTGTACGACGAGAACGCCGCCTCGCACATCGCGATCGGCAGCGCTTACCGCTTCAACGTGAAGGGCGGCGTGGACATGAGCCTGGAAGACTTCAACGCCAGGGGCGGCAACGACAGCCTCACGCACGTGGACTGGATGATCGGCAGTGACCAGATCGACGTGGACGGCATCACGAAGGACGGTCAGCGCGAGGCGGTCATGCGCGCGGGTGAATTCGTGATCTGAGCGCAGGAAGCAGGTGGGGCGGAGGCTGCAACCGGCCTCCGCCCCGCTCTTTCCTATCCCGTCAGGGCCGCAGGTCTTCCTCGTCCACCAGGAAGTCCACGGCGCCGCTGCCGATCTCGTAGTACGCGCCGATCACGCGGATCTGCCCGGCGGCCTCCGCCTCGCGGATGACGGGCTCGTCGCGCAGGAGGCTCACCTGGTAGCGGACGTTGTTCAGGACCGCCTCGCGCATGCGGGCCTTCTTGTCGCGGATGACCGGCATGGCCTGCAGGCTGGGCTGGATGCGGCGGATCAGGTTCTGGAGGTGGTGGGGTTCCTCCGCGACGCGGTCCTCGGGGAGCATCGCGGCGGCGACCGCGCCGCAGGCCTCGTGCCCCATCACGACGACGAGGTGCACGTCCAGGTGGCGGATGGCGTACTCCAGGGTGCCCAGCCCGGCCTCGCCGACGACGTTCCCGGCGACGCGCACCACGAACAGCTGCCCCAGGCCCTGATCGAACACCAGTTCGACCGGCACGCGGCTGTCGCTGCACGCGAGGATCGCGGCGTACGGCGTCTGGCCCATGATCTGCGCGCGGCGTTCGTTGGCGCTCATCTCCGGGCGGGTGGCCTGACCGCTGAAGAAGCGGGCGTTGCCGTCCTTGAGGGACTGGATGGCGGCGTCGGGCGTGGCGACGTCGGACTCCTTGATGTCCGCGATGTCCTCCATGCTCGCGCCGCGGCGGATGGCGTCCAGGATGCGGCGCTCGAGGTCGGCGGCGATCTGCGTGGCGGAATCGTCCATGCGCGGCATGCTACCGCCCGCCCGGCGCGGTCCGCTGAACCCCGTCCAGTCCGGTCCCGGGGCGGGCTGGCCACGCGGTCCGGGTGGCTATGCTGTCGGGATGGAAACGCTGACCGAGCTGCTCGAACGCTACGCGACCCTGCGCGACACGATCCTGGGCCTGGAGGCCGAACGGGACGAGCTGGGCGCGCAGATCAAGGCGGCGCTGCTGGACGGCGAGCACGCCGAGACGGACCTGTACCGCGCGACCCTGAAGGCCTCGCGGCGCATCGAGTACCCGCTGGACCGCTTCCGGGAGGTGTTCGGGGACGCCGCCGCGCTGGAGGTCGCCACGATTGACCGCCGGCGGGCCGACGCGCTCGTGAAGGCCGGGGATCTGGACGGTGAGCGACTGCGGGACTTGGCGGTCGTGAAGGAGACGCAGGCGCTGGTGCTGCAGCCCAAGACCCGCTGACGGGCCGCTGACCGCACGGGGACGCCACGCTGACAGGGGCCCGCCACGCTGGGCGCATGACGCTGATCACCCCGCACCCGCTGCTGGACCCGGCCCTGCCCGCCCACCGTCAGCTGCCCAGCGACGCCTTCATCTGGACGGGCGCGGGCGTGTGGCTGGGGCGCGGAGAGGTCTGCACGACCGCCGCGCACGTCTGGACCGAGCGGGAAGTCCGGCAGGCCCGCCTGAGCGGCGCGCAGAGTGAACTGGACCGCCTGACCCGTTGACCCCCCGAACCGGTTGCACAGCCGGTTGAACGCAGGGGCGGCCCCGGACATCGCGTCGGGGCCGCCCCTGATGGTCGGCATGAAAAAAGCATTGCCGGTGAGCAACGGCACCCGCGAATCATCCCTTATGGCTGCTGCCTTCCGGCCCTGACCAGGTTCGAGCGTTCACGCTGCGCTGCGCCAGCAATGCGTCCAGACCATAGCACACGCCCGGCGGGGCTGTGCAGTCCCTTGTGAAGGGGCCACGCGTGCGGCCAGAAAGGCGAAGCGCCGGAATCCGAAGATCCGGCGCTGCTTTGGTGCTCGGGATGGGACTTGAACCCACACAGCTAAGCTACACGCCCCTCAAACGTGCGCGTCTACCAATTCCGCCACCCGAGCATTGGGTGAGAGGCGAAAGCAATACTAGGGGTGAAGTTCCCGCGTGTCAAGACGCGCGCTTGCACCCACGCGCGGACGTGATATGCTCACGTTTGCCGTCGTGACGCGGTCAGGCCCCGGTAAACACCGGTTTTTTCCTGGCTGACACGCACGGGACACCACAACAAGAGAGGTATCACCATGATCGACAAGAAGCAGACCATCGAGACCCACGCCAAGCACGGCACCGACACCGGCAGCACCGCCGTCCAGATCGCCCTGCTGACCGAGCGCATCAACAACCTGTCGGTTCACCTGACCGCCAACAAGAAGGACAAGCACGGCCAGCGCGGCCTGCAGCTCCTGAACGGCCAGCGCCGCCGCCTGCTGAAGTACCTCGAGCGCACCAGCTACGACGAGTACATCGCCCTGACGGACCAGCTGAAGATCCGCCGCGGTCAGCGCATCGTCCGCTAAGGCCCGCACCCTGCACGCCGCCGCCCCCCCGCGAGGAGGGGCGGCGGTTTTCGTTGACCTGTGTCTACCGGCCGTCCGCGCCGCGCTGATCCCGGTCCGGCACGTCGCGCCAGTCGCCGCTGGGCACCACGCTCGCGCCCGGCGCGCGGAGTCGGTCTTTGCGGGCGTACACATAGACCCAGACGGCGAGCTCCCCTCCCCCGTCCAGCGTGACGGGAGCCAGCTGCCGGGTGTACAGGGGCGGCGAGTCGTGCAGGCCCTCCAGGCCGGGCAGGGCCGCCTCCCACTCCGGGGGGTCGTAGCTCAGGACGGCGCCGCGTACCGCCGCGTCCGCCGGGCCGGGGCTCAGGGCCGGGTACCCCTCGGGGTGGAGGTGGTGCAGGGTGAAGCCGCGCAGCGTGGCGGGCCGCGCCGTGAAGCCCCGCGCGGCGACGTGGGCGTTGCGTTCGCCGGGGAGCAGGGTGCCGTACACGAACACGCGGGTCACGGGGGCGCTGCCGGGGTCGGTCATGCCCGGACTGTAGCGCCGCCAGACGGGTGCCCGGCACTCTGTTCTAGAGTCGCTGGCCCTGCGGCTGGTCGTCATACAGACGGCCACCGGAGTCGGCGGTCATGGGGTTGCCCTGCAGGTGCTGCGCTGGCCAGCGTGACCGACTGAACGTATGAACGACTTCAGGGGTGTGATTGAGCGTCGACTGGACCTGCACGACCCCGCCACACCGGACACCCGACCGGCGCATTGGAGCCCGGATTGACCGGAGGTTGAAAAGGAGAGTTCCGCCACAGCTGCCTGCAGGCCGGGCGCGCAGAATGGCGCATGAACCTCAAGCGCGCGCTGGTCGGCTCCGCCCGTCCTGCCCTCTGGGCTCCGCTGCTCACGCTGCTGCTGGGCATCCTTCCCGCCACGAACGCCCAGACCAGCCCAGGCACGACGCCATCGGCCACCCCGCAGGAACGCCGCGTCCGCAGCGGCGCGCCCCTGAGCGCCACCGAGCAGGCGACCCTCCAGACCCTCGTCAGCCGTGTGCGGCCCGCCACCGTGCGCGTCGAGCAGTGCCGCGCCACGCAGTGCGACGACCCGAACGGCCTGGGCTCCGGCGTGCTGATCAGCGAGGACGGCCTGATCCTGACCGCTTACCACGTCATTCAGGGCGCACCGGACCTGAGCGTGCAGCTGCTGAACAAGACCCGCTACCCCGCCGAGGTGATCGGGTACAACGACCAGGACGACCTGGCGCTGCTGCGCGTGAACGTGCCCAGGGGAACGCCGTTCCTGCCGCTGGCCGCCGCGCGCCCCGCCGTGGGTGACGTCGCGCTGGCCGTCGGGAACGGAAACGGCGCGTTCCTGACCCCCAAGACCGGGCGCCTGCTGGGCCTCGACAGTGACGCGGGTCGCGCGGACTTCCCGCCCGGCACGCTGGAGATGAACGCCCCGCTGATTCCCGGCGACAGTGGCGGCCCGGTCGTGAACACGAAGGGCGAGGTGACGGGCATCGTCAGTTACATCCGCCTGACCCAGAGCGGTCAGCCGCGCTCGTACGCGGTCCCCGTGACGACCACGGACGCCCGCGTGGCCGCCATGAAACGCGGCGAGAAGCGGGACGCGCCGGTGATCGGCATCGGGCTGAGCGGCCCCTTCTCGGATCTGTTCTTCCTGCCCAGCGCAGGCTTCCAGGAACTGACGAAACTGCTGAACCTGGGGGACACGCCCGGCGCGTTCTTCACCAGCGTGTCGCGCGGCAGTCCCGCCGCGCAGGCCGGACTGAAACCCCTGATCCTGAACGGCGACTCGAAGCGGGTCTCCGGGGACATCGTGACCGCCGTGAACGGCAAGCGGATCGTGAACTTCGCGGAATTCCAGTACGCCGTGCGCGCCTTCCAGCCCGGCGATACGGTCACCCTGAGCGTCCTGCGTGACGGCAAGCCGCTGGAGGTCAAAGTGACGCTGGTGGGGCGCAGCAAGCTGAGCAACTGAAGCACGAACTCATCGAGACCGGGGCATCAGATCCCGGCCTTCACATTGTCATAATATGTCTTGACAATTCTGCTTAAAACAGAATAATGCGAGCTATGGACACCTTGAAAAAAGCCGGAGCGATGCTCGCCCACCTCGACCTCTTCCACCAGATGCTCGACCTGCGCGGCCTCCTGCAACTCGCCGCGCACATGGAGGAACGCGGCGACCGCGTCACCCTCATCAGCCCCGAGAGCATCACCCTGATCGGCGCCGACATGCACACCGACCCCACCATCACCACCAGCAAGGGCGCCACCATCCACGCCCCCACCGCCTACCGCGTCCTCCACGGCCTCAAGGGCCACGAGGCCCCCGAGTACGCCGTCACCCGCGAGGAACTCGCCGCGCTGAACGCCCGCGCCGTCACCGAACTCGAAAGCAGCGACGCCCTGCGCGCCTTCGACGCCACCCTCACCCGCATCAGCACCCCCACCGACGCAGGCGAGCGCCCCACCCGCACCCGCCGCACCCCCGACACCGAAGCCACCACCGAACAACCCGCCGCCTGAAAGAACGGAGTGCCTCATCAGCCGCGCTTCACGCCCAGCCGCTAGCCTGGGACCCGTGAAGCGCGGCCCACTGTTCCCCCCCACCCTCCTGCTCCTGCTCGGCACGGGCGCCGCCCAGCCCACCCCGGACCCACTGGACGGCGGCGACTACGCGCAGGTGTACGCCCGCGCCCAGGCGGCCGGGGACGCCGTGACCGCCAGTCGCGCCGCCGCCGCCATGACCGAATACCGCGCCGGAGGCCGCGACTGGACCACCCGCGCCGTCCAGGCCGCCCGGCAGGCCACCGCCACCCGCCCCGGCAACCCGGACGCGCACCTGGCCCTCGGCAGCGCCCTGGGCCTCCAGGCCCGCGCCGGAGGGTACACGCTGGGCGCCCTGAACACCGCGCAGCAGGCCCGCGCCGCGCTGGACCGCGCTCTGAACATCGCGCCGGACCGAGCCGACATCCAGGCCGTGCTGGCCGAATGGCACGCCGGAGCCTGGGCGAAAGCCGGAATTTTCAGCGGCGGCAACCAGGACCGCGCCCGGACGCTGGCCGCCGCCGCCGCCCGCCGCGCCCCCGACACCCTGTTCGTCCAGGCCCACGCGGGCATCGCCCTGAGCCTCATCCGCGACCCGCAGGCCCGCCCCACCCTGACCCGCGCCGTCACACTGAACGCCGACACGCCACTGGAGCGTGACCTCCAGACCCAGGCGAAACGCGTGCTGGAAGCCCTGAAGCCGTGAGGAGGGAAACTTTATGGGAGTCAACATTATCTGCGTGGTGGAACGCAGGATGCCCACCGGCGAATGGGAAAGGGCTGAGCATCACGTCGAAGCCAGCGACTATGAACTGGCCTTGGCTGAAGATCCACTGCATCCTCCACTTGAGTCAGGGCATCTGGTTCGAGACAGCCTGAGCATAGGCAGAAACAAATGGCTGGAATCTATTCACATCTCATACGGGCATACGCGTGGAATGCCCTCGGACGCTTCGCGGGAAACCGTGAATCGCCTGGACTACTGGACTACTGGTGTGATGGCAGCGTGGGCACGAGTTGGCTCTCCCTGAAAGAGATCCTGCTCTTTCAATGGGAATTCTTTTCACGTCAAGAACTGTCTCTGCAAGAATGGCATCAGTTGAGGGAACACCTCGAAAGCATCGGAACATTCGCCGAGGTTCGGCTGATCTATGGCTGGAATGTATGACGCATATCGTTAAATTCAACAAATTTCGCGCCCATATCGTTCACAGCTTCATCTCTTGACCTGACCACAATGTCGCCGTGCTCGTGCCGGGCAGCAGAGGCACGTCCTGCGCGTGACCGGCGCGGTCGGTGAGGGCCTGCGCTTCGGCCTGGGCGCGGTCCGCGCCGAGCCAGCCGGTCCAGTAGGCGCGCAGGGTGCCGGTCACGAGGGCCAGCGGGACGGTCTGGGCTGGACGGGCGGGCTGGTACAGCAGGTCCAGGTCGGTGAGGGGACCGCCGTCCGGGCCGCCCACCGGCTGCCAGTAGGGGACGTCCACGGTGCGCAGGCCCAGGGCGTGCAGCGCGGCCCGGCGCCCGGCGGGGTCCACGCCGGTCGCGGCCTCGGCGGCACGGTCCTCTTCGTTCTGGCGGGTGGGGTGGACGCTGTCGGCGAACATGCCCGCCAGTCCGGCCTCGCGGATGACGCGCAGGGTCTCGTCGTGCAGGGCGCGGCCCACGCCCAGGCCGCGCGCGGCGCGGGTGACGGCCATGAACGAGTTGAAACCCGCCCCGCGCAGCTCGCCGGGCAGGGGCAGCAGGGCGTACAGGGTGCCGCCCAGCACCTCGCCGCCCGGGGTCTGCGCGACCAGCAGGCGGTCCTCCCGCTGCGGGCTGCGGCGGGTGATGAGGTGCGCGAAGACTTCCGGGGGGATCAGCATGTCCGGCGCGTAGTAGCTGGCCTCCTGCACGCGGCCGAACGCGGGAATGGCCGGGTCACCGGGGTCGGTCACGTGCCGCAGCGTGAAGGCGGGTGGGGTCATGCCGCGCAGGGTACCGGGGCGGCGCGCGCGGCACTGCGAGCCAGCGCGGCATTCCGACCCGGTCCGGGTGGGCGCGCCCTGTATAACTGGAGGTCATGACCCCCACTGACCTGCTGACGACCCTGGTGACCGAGCTGGGCTGGAACCTCGCCGTGTGGCTGCCCACCCTGCTGATCAGCCTGCTGTTCATCCGCGCGGTGCTGGGCGTGCGGGTGCGGGAACTGATCACCGAGATCGAGGAGCACCAGACGGCCGCGATCGGCGCGGTGTTCTTCTGGGTGTCGCTGGGCTTCAGCCTGCTGCTGAGCCGCACCATCGCCAGCCCCGTCCCGACGGATGGCACGTGGACGGAGGCGTTCACGTGGCTGGCAGTCGCAGTCGTGGTGACGCTGCTGCTGTTCACGCTGGGCGTCCTGGCGGTGTTCGGCACGCTGGCCCGCCGCAAGGGTGAGGGGGTGCTGCGCTACATCCGCCGCGAGATGCGCGAGGAGCACAACCTGGCGCTGTCGTTCATCATGGGCGCGCTGTTCCTGGTGCCCGCCGTCGTCACGTACCACGTCACGCTGTAACCCCAGACCCGCCCGCGCCCCCGGAAACACGATTCCGGGGGCGTGAACTGTTCTCGGGCTCGGGCGGCCCGGCGTCTGCCCCCGCTATGCTGGGCGGCATGACGGCCCCCGACTCCACTCCTCCCGCCGCCGGTGACCGCGCGCCGCGCGTGGCCCCGAACTTCATCACCGAGATCATCGAACGCGACCTGCACAGCGGGAAGTACCCGCAGGTCGTGACGCGCTTCCCGCCGGAACCGAGCGGGTACGCGCACCTGGGGCACATCTTCGCGTCGTTCCTGGATTTCCAGACGGCCGCGCAGTACGGCGGGCGCTACCACCTGCGCATGGACGACACGAACCCGGAACTCGCCACGCAGGAGTACGCGGACGCCATCGCGGACGACCTGCGCTGGCTGGGCTGGGACTGGGGCGAGCACCTGTACTACGCCAGCGACCACTTCGAGCAGTACTACGCGTACGCCGAGCAGCTGGTGCGGCAGGGTGACGCGTACGTGGATTCCGTGACAGGCGACGAGATGAAGCGCCTGCGCGGCGACGCCCGCACGCCCGGCACGCCCAGCCCCTACCGGGACCGCACGCGCGAGGAGAACCTGGACCTGCTGCGCCGCATGCGCGCCGGGGAGTTCCCGGACGGCGCGCACGTGCTGCGCGCGAAGATCGATCTGGGCAGCCCGAACATGAAGCTGCGTGACCCGGTGC
This DNA window, taken from Deinococcus sedimenti, encodes the following:
- the lspA gene encoding signal peptidase II, which encodes MLRVVPTLLDHPRRVPAWLPIVLAALLIVADQALKAWALANLQENAPAQPFIPGLIDWVLTFNTGAAWSMFSGSAAPLALGRLVIGLGILVYLSVRPQPRLLTVTLSMIAAGAIGNAIDGLRQGKVTDMIHSPLLSSITQALNAGSFPIFNIADCCVVLGTILLVVASFIGDRRKPRI
- the rpmB gene encoding 50S ribosomal protein L28 yields the protein MAKVCEVCGKGPIVVNSVVRRGKARAAGGVGRKVTGVTKRVQKPNLQPLTVTRGGVSLRLRVCSKCRKAVA
- a CDS encoding GlsB/YeaQ/YmgE family stress response membrane protein, with product MGWIITILVGALCGWLASLIMKTDAQQGAIANILIGIVGSLLAQAIFGSWLNIGGAGVAGAGFSFWSIVWGVVGSVVLIAILKALRVLR
- the thrB gene encoding homoserine kinase, coding for MSGTPPPPQITPFTVRAPASSANLGPGFDSLGLSVPLYTTLRVTPQATTQVIPLGPELEGTPADESNYVYRAMELAAKRAGRPLPPARIEIETEVPLARGLGSSAAALVAGIVAGNELLGRPLNDLAVLDVAAREEGHPDNVAPALFGGIVVATLDKLGTHYVRLDPPANLGVTVLIPDFELSTSKARAVLPKEYSRADAVHALSHAALLAAALAQGRLDLLRHAMQDYIHQIWRAPLVPGLSDILEEAWKHGALGAALSGAGPTVLCFHDTREPTTPLHAYLHGVMKRNGLEGRVLDFPIDTAGTLIERA
- a CDS encoding aminopeptidase, coding for MTLTFDEKLRNYARLAVRVGLGVKAGQRVLVQAPVETAQLARLVVREAYAAGASFVDVRWDDDDVQLARFELAPDGTFEQISRWRVDAEIETAEAGGAVLAIRATNPNLLGGVNPERVATHQRTVAAYRRPYTAQVMTNRLNWNLISAPVSGWAELMFPDASAEQAVAQQWDAIFAATRADQADAVALWEAHLGDLRRRRELLTDRQYAALHFRGGGTDLTVGLADDHVWGGGAADTPGGVTFTANIPTEEVWTAPHRERVDGTVVSTKPLSYNGTLIDGIRIEFKDGRITGASAEQGEGALLKMIETDEGSHRLGEVALVPHSSPISRSGLFFFNTLYDENAASHIAIGSAYRFNVKGGVDMSLEDFNARGGNDSLTHVDWMIGSDQIDVDGITKDGQREAVMRAGEFVI
- a CDS encoding carbonic anhydrase — its product is MDDSATQIAADLERRILDAIRRGASMEDIADIKESDVATPDAAIQSLKDGNARFFSGQATRPEMSANERRAQIMGQTPYAAILACSDSRVPVELVFDQGLGQLFVVRVAGNVVGEAGLGTLEYAIRHLDVHLVVVMGHEACGAVAAAMLPEDRVAEEPHHLQNLIRRIQPSLQAMPVIRDKKARMREAVLNNVRYQVSLLRDEPVIREAEAAGQIRVIGAYYEIGSGAVDFLVDEEDLRP
- the rpsO gene encoding 30S ribosomal protein S15, with the protein product MIDKKQTIETHAKHGTDTGSTAVQIALLTERINNLSVHLTANKKDKHGQRGLQLLNGQRRRLLKYLERTSYDEYIALTDQLKIRRGQRIVR
- a CDS encoding gamma-glutamylcyclotransferase family protein; its protein translation is MTDPGSAPVTRVFVYGTLLPGERNAHVAARGFTARPATLRGFTLHHLHPEGYPALSPGPADAAVRGAVLSYDPPEWEAALPGLEGLHDSPPLYTRQLAPVTLDGGGELAVWVYVYARKDRLRAPGASVVPSGDWRDVPDRDQRGADGR
- a CDS encoding S1C family serine protease — encoded protein: MNLKRALVGSARPALWAPLLTLLLGILPATNAQTSPGTTPSATPQERRVRSGAPLSATEQATLQTLVSRVRPATVRVEQCRATQCDDPNGLGSGVLISEDGLILTAYHVIQGAPDLSVQLLNKTRYPAEVIGYNDQDDLALLRVNVPRGTPFLPLAAARPAVGDVALAVGNGNGAFLTPKTGRLLGLDSDAGRADFPPGTLEMNAPLIPGDSGGPVVNTKGEVTGIVSYIRLTQSGQPRSYAVPVTTTDARVAAMKRGEKRDAPVIGIGLSGPFSDLFFLPSAGFQELTKLLNLGDTPGAFFTSVSRGSPAAQAGLKPLILNGDSKRVSGDIVTAVNGKRIVNFAEFQYAVRAFQPGDTVTLSVLRDGKPLEVKVTLVGRSKLSN
- a CDS encoding multidrug DMT transporter → MDTLKKAGAMLAHLDLFHQMLDLRGLLQLAAHMEERGDRVTLISPESITLIGADMHTDPTITTSKGATIHAPTAYRVLHGLKGHEAPEYAVTREELAALNARAVTELESSDALRAFDATLTRISTPTDAGERPTRTRRTPDTEATTEQPAA
- a CDS encoding GNAT family N-acetyltransferase, whose translation is MTPPAFTLRHVTDPGDPAIPAFGRVQEASYYAPDMLIPPEVFAHLITRRSPQREDRLLVAQTPGGEVLGGTLYALLPLPGELRGAGFNSFMAVTRAARGLGVGRALHDETLRVIREAGLAGMFADSVHPTRQNEEDRAAEAATGVDPAGRRAALHALGLRTVDVPYWQPVGGPDGGPLTDLDLLYQPARPAQTVPLALVTGTLRAYWTGWLGADRAQAEAQALTDRAGHAQDVPLLPGTSTATLWSGQEMKL
- a CDS encoding DUF350 domain-containing protein; its protein translation is MTPTDLLTTLVTELGWNLAVWLPTLLISLLFIRAVLGVRVRELITEIEEHQTAAIGAVFFWVSLGFSLLLSRTIASPVPTDGTWTEAFTWLAVAVVVTLLLFTLGVLAVFGTLARRKGEGVLRYIRREMREEHNLALSFIMGALFLVPAVVTYHVTL